The following nucleotide sequence is from Bradyrhizobium roseum.
AAGCCCAGCAGCCCGAGACGGTTGATATCGCTTCGATGAACCGCAAGAACATGAGGGCCGCATAAGATGTCCGATACCATGCAGTCGCTCGACCAGCTGGCGTCGCTGAAGACGGCGGTTTCCCCGGAAGCGCCGAAATACGTCAAGAAAGTCGACAAATACGGTCGCGCCTATGCCACCGGCAAGCGCAAGGACGCGGTCGCCCGCGTCTGGATCAAGCCGGGTGCCGGCAAGATCGTGGTCAACACCCGCGAGGTCGAAATCTACTTCGCCCGTCCCGTTCTGCGCATGCTGATCCAGCAGCCGCTGGTCGCAGCCGCCCGCGCCGGCCAGTACGACGTCATCTGCACGGTCGCCGGCGGCGGCCTGTCGGGGCAGGCGGGTGCCGTGCGTCACGGTATCTCGAAGGCCTTGACGTACTTCGAGCCGGATCTGCGCGGCGTGCTGAAGAAGGGCGGCTTCCTGACCCGCGACTCCCGCACCGTGGAGCGCAAGAAGTACGGCCGGGCCAAGGCGCGCAAGTCGTTCCAGTTCTCGAAGCGCTAATTGCTTCGCTAAAATTTGCAGCGATTGCTGCATGCATCGAACGAAAAAGGGCGCCGATCGGCGCCCTTTTTGCTTACCAATTGGTGACCCGCCGCTCCGGAATTTCGTGAAAACTTGCTTACCCGCACGAACTAAAATGGAAGACGGCGCTCCTAGTGTCCGCCATGCTCCGGCGCGAAACTACTTCTTTACTGCGCCGAACAGTTGCATCACACGCGTTCGGGTGAGCCCATGTCGTTTGATACCTCCACACTCTATCTGTTCGCCACGATGGTTGCGGGTATGCTCGGGGCCATGCTTCTGCTGTTCGGCAAGCAGGAAAACATCGCGGCCTTGAAATGGTGGGGGACGGCCTACCTGCTCGGCGCTTCGTCGGTGGCGATCTGGACCGTCGGCGGCGCCAGGCTCGGCGAACCGGTCTTGCTGGCGCTGCATGCGCTGGGCTTCGTGGCCTGCGGCATGGTCTGGAACGCCTCGCGCGTCTTCCACGGCCGCAAGCCCAACTGGCCGGGGCTCCTGGCCGGCGCGATCGCCTGGAGCGGCATGGTGCTGGCGGTGCCGTCGATCAATTCCGCCCTGCGGCTGATCGCAGGCGCGGCGGTCGTCGCGATCTATGCGGGCCTGACGGCGTCCGAGTTGTGGCGCGAACGGCGGCGGACGATGCACAAGCGCTGGCCGACGATCGTCGTGCCTGTCATGCATGGTTGCGTGCTGGCGCTGCCGATCCTGCTCGGCAGCCTGCTGCGCCCGCATGATGAGACGTTCACCAGCAGCATCTGGGTGACGGCGTTTTCGATCGAGCTGATACTGTATGCGATCGGCACGGTGTTCGTGATCTTCATGCTGGTGTCGGACCGCGCCGTCACGGTTCACAAGACCGCAGCGTCGGTCGACCCCTTGAGCGGCATGTTGAACCGCCGCGGTTTTTCGGAGGCCAGTAACCGCGTGATCGCGCGAGAGGCCGCCGCGGGGCGGCCGGTGACCGTGATGATCTTCGACATCGACCATTTCAAGAGCATCAACGATCGCTTCGGCCATCCTGCGGGCGACGAGATTCTCAAACTGTTCTCCACCGTCGTGATGAACAATCTGCGCGCCAACGACCTGTCGGGGCGGATCGGCGGCGAGGAGTTCGCGGCGTTGCTGGCCTGTTCGCTGGCCGAAGGCGTGATCGTCGCCGAGCGGGTCCGCGAAGCGTTCGAAGGCTCCAACATCGCCTGCGAGGACGGCCCGGTCGACACGACGGTCAGCATCGGCGTCGCCGGCGGGCCGGCGGGCACGGAACTCGAGGTGCTGCTGGCGGCGGCCGATACCGCGCTCTATGAGGCCAAGCGCAGCGGCCGTAACCGGGTCGAAGCCGCCGAGGAGCTGCCGCTGTCGCTGGAGAACTGGCGGCGCAAGACCGCCGGCCGTGCCGCGTCGCAGCGCCATGCGCCCGCGGCGACCTGAACCTCTGCGCGAACAAGGCGATAGGTTCGGCGATTGATCCAATGCTTTCGGATCACCCGCACGGGAAACGGTGCGTGGTAACCTTTCATTTACCATTCCGTTCCTATCATCGGCGCCATGGATTCATCTCGCGGACGAAATGCCCAAGCCACCTTGCTGTCGCTCGAAGCGGCCGCTGCCTCGGCCCGCGGCGGTTTCGGTTGCCTGTTCTCGACCTCTGAAGAATTCGAGATGGCGCTCATCACGCAGCGTCGTGCGCAGGGGCGTTACGTTCAGCGCAGAATGCGCTGGCCTGCCATCCTGTTCATCGGCTGCGCTTTGATGGTCGCCGCCACGGTGCTGCTGTTCCGCTGAGCTGCCTGGACGATCGCAGCTATCGTGACGCCGCGAGGCGTCTTTTTCTTTTGTCGCCGTCGGGTTAGACACGCCCTTTCTCATGAGAAGGCGTAACTCCCATGATCACCGAAATCGCACAAATCGACGTCAAGCCCGGCACCGAGAAGGATTTTGAGGCGGCCGTCGCCAAGGCGCGTCCGCTGTTCCTGCGCGCCAAGGGCGGCAAGGGGTTCGAACTGCACAAATCCATCGAGAAGCCGCAGCGCTACCGGCTGATGGCGCAGTGGGAGACGCTGGAAAATCACACCGTGGATTTTCGCGGTTCGGAAGATTTCACCGCCTGGCGCGGGCTGGTCGGGCAGTATTTTGCCGCGCCGCCCGAGGTCGAGCACACCGAGACGGTGCTGACCACGGACGGCTGATGCGGGTCAGGCGCTCGCGCCCGCAGGCAGCCCGTCCGCCTTGAAATGGTCGATCATCACCTTGGCGATCGCCATCAGCGGCAGCGCGAGCGCCAGCCCCCAGATGCCGAATACGACGCCGAGCAGGATCTG
It contains:
- a CDS encoding GGDEF domain-containing protein, with the translated sequence MSFDTSTLYLFATMVAGMLGAMLLLFGKQENIAALKWWGTAYLLGASSVAIWTVGGARLGEPVLLALHALGFVACGMVWNASRVFHGRKPNWPGLLAGAIAWSGMVLAVPSINSALRLIAGAAVVAIYAGLTASELWRERRRTMHKRWPTIVVPVMHGCVLALPILLGSLLRPHDETFTSSIWVTAFSIELILYAIGTVFVIFMLVSDRAVTVHKTAASVDPLSGMLNRRGFSEASNRVIAREAAAGRPVTVMIFDIDHFKSINDRFGHPAGDEILKLFSTVVMNNLRANDLSGRIGGEEFAALLACSLAEGVIVAERVREAFEGSNIACEDGPVDTTVSIGVAGGPAGTELEVLLAAADTALYEAKRSGRNRVEAAEELPLSLENWRRKTAGRAASQRHAPAAT
- the rpsI gene encoding 30S ribosomal protein S9 — protein: MSDTMQSLDQLASLKTAVSPEAPKYVKKVDKYGRAYATGKRKDAVARVWIKPGAGKIVVNTREVEIYFARPVLRMLIQQPLVAAARAGQYDVICTVAGGGLSGQAGAVRHGISKALTYFEPDLRGVLKKGGFLTRDSRTVERKKYGRAKARKSFQFSKR
- a CDS encoding antibiotic biosynthesis monooxygenase family protein; the protein is MITEIAQIDVKPGTEKDFEAAVAKARPLFLRAKGGKGFELHKSIEKPQRYRLMAQWETLENHTVDFRGSEDFTAWRGLVGQYFAAPPEVEHTETVLTTDG